In Microplitis mediator isolate UGA2020A chromosome 2, iyMicMedi2.1, whole genome shotgun sequence, a single window of DNA contains:
- the LOC130663868 gene encoding leukocyte tyrosine kinase receptor isoform X3, with product MISKESSIIKISITTRSPRYLRRREILKRDGCFLLKLLLTLYCIVGGDCEPRRGIKELQAALAEDRVPPPFLGHCDFEAPCGSWNYTGNFKIVSKNDATEYTAGHYLRLDGPDIGQIWSILIPHTGSQCFLKFATRQIKMKNEGIIRLIIMSNNITTSVASERPGNDDAKWNITELKLGAISQPYRVGLEIDVPNNASFSIDNIRLDDCFPESRPYNVHNKCTPDMFHCKNGSCINKTRICDLTPDCAEGEDEILECDKMPETARCNFENGWCGWANAPNKTLQWTLHQGSTPTERTGPSYDHTYRNVTGTYAFVNSSRNHGLGESATINSPIFNPTPPYHADPKSRYYNSCQVRFFFHQYGEFSGSLGLYLIQLKPHQNHSKRLWWSYGDRNDIWYNQVVTLPDIRYRYYLQFESSKSYAAKADVAIDDFSLSPECFGIGVPADVVGDFNYYSPVIESEHSIEQHFDFVNETVVRITTCGATGRYGPTTKQCAREYNKTESELQVPAFLRVNATQNDYNQGIQKWVVPGGGYYTLIAMGARGGRGSGEMGSTLGALVRGVIELEKGQILYFLVGQPGTDACTKSLGIMNNPCGVVSHSGGNESPFVGMQSAIREVKNIELTNGGGGGGGATYIFTVKSTGERQPLMVAAGGGGLGFGQFVDDGIQHGHGPFADNKNLLLELTPGERSGGGGGGWNSSSTHDLRLLSVGKSLMNGGVGGVGCHQKNKTHGDGGFGGGGGGCRTGGGGGGYIGGTTGIKSSTNGEGGFSYIASELIHSSHRSGYNPGSGEVIIVPAISGCGCDFRCVALDRHLSETRCLCPPGWQLGNDSHSCWPDELDLTNQTMKIILIIVCFILAVSFSALCFILYNRYQNKKALIRRRQVMFGNGTELTSLPVVSDTIMTEFNPNYEFAGNFYSIKDLPQIPRESITCVKPLGQGAFGEVFQGVYKYTRNEEAQIAVKTLPAVTTSQAAADFMMEALIMSKFDHPNIVKFIGISFDKNPRYIVLELLAGGDLKNFLREERPKPDRPTNLTMRDLIICAHDVASGCKYMEDARFIHRDIAARNCLLTCKGPGRVVKIADFGMARDIYRSDYYRKGGKAMLPIKWMPPESFLDGIFSTKTDVWAFGVLLWEIMSFGYMPYTGCSNREVMSMVQSGGRLEKPAECPDPIYGIMAKCWHPRPEGRPSFTTIVERLGYCLQDPDVINHPMPNYDILPDCDREITIMRPDPETECINVHSNV from the exons ATGATCAGCAAGGAAtcttcaattattaaaatttccatcACAACACGTTCTCCGCGATATCTTCGTAGACGGGAGATATTAAAGCGGGACGGATGCTTTCTGCTTAAATTACTCTTAACGCTCTACTGCATCGTCGGGGGTGACTGTGAGCCGCGGCGCGGTATCAAAGAGCTGCAAGCTGCTTTGGCTGAGGACCGCGTGCCGCCGCCCTTTTTGGGTCACTGTGACTTCGAAGCTCCATGCGGATCCTGGAACTACACGGGAAACTtcaaaatcgtatcgaaaaatgacGCGACCGAGTACACCGCAGGACATTATTTACGCCTCGATGGCCCTGATATTGGACAGATTTGGTCGATTCTTATACCACACACTGGGTCACAGTGTTTTCTTAAATTTGCGACCCGTCAAATTAAGATGAAAAATGAGGGAATCATACGGCTCATTATTATGTCTAATAATATCACGACCTCTGTTGCTTCTGAACGACCGGGTAACGATGACGCAAA GTGGAACATTACGGAACTTAAACTTGGAGCTATTAGCCAACCGTACAGAGTTGGTCTTGAAATAGATGTTCCAAACAATGCCAGTTTCTCTATTGATAATATCAGACTGGATGACTGTTTTCCag AATCTAGACCGTATAATGTTCATAATAAATGCACACCGGATATGTTTCACTGCAAAAATGGATCTTGCATAAATAAAACACGAATTTGTGATTTGACACCGGATTGCGCAGAGGGAGAAGATGAAATTCTCGAGTGTG ACAAAATGCCAGAGACTGCGAGGTGTAATTTTGAAAACGGCTGGTGTGGGTGGGCAAACGCGCCGAATAAAACTTTGCAGTGGACTTTACATCAAGGCAGCACACCTACGGAAAGAACTGGTCCCAGTTATGACCACACATATCGCAATGTAACTG GTACTTATGCATTTGTGAACTCATCGAGAAATCACGGATTGGGTGAAAGCGCAACTATCAATAGCCCGATATTCAATCCAACTCCGCCTTATCATGCTGATCCAAAAAGCCGTTACTATAATTCATGTCAAGTACGTTTTTTCTTTCATCAGTACGGTGAATTCAGTGGGTCCTTGGGGCTTTATTTGATACAACTTAAACCGCATCAAAATCATTCAAAAAGATTGTGGTGGAGTTACGGTGATCGTAATGATATCTGGTACAACCAAGTAGTAACATTGCCTGACATAAGATACCGATATTATTTGCAATTTGAATCAAGCAAAAGTTACGCCGCAAAAGCTGACGTCGCTATTGATGATTTTTCATTGAGTCCCGAGTGCTTCGGTATTG GAGTTCCAGCGGACGTGGTGggagattttaattattacagcCCAGTAATAGAATCTGAGCATTCGATCGAGCAGCACTTTGATTTCGTGAATGAAACAG TGGTGAGAATAACGACATGCGGCGCAACGGGGCGTTATGGACCAACGACAAAGCAGTGCGCGCGCGAGTATAATAAAACAGAATCAGAACTCCAAGTTCCGGCATTTTTACGTGTCAATGCAACCCAAAATGATTATAATCAGGGGATTCAAAAGTGGGTGGTGCCCGGCGGTGGATACTATACATTAATAGCGATGGGTGCACGCGGGGGCAGAGGGTCGGGCGAAATGGGCAGCACTCTCGGAGCTTTAGTGCGCGGAGTTATTGAGCTTGAAAAGGGCcagattttatattttttagtcggCCAACCGGGGACAGATGCATGCACTAAAAGTTTAGGCATAATGAATAATCCATGCGGTGTTGTATCTCACAGCGGTGGTAATGAATCACCATTTGTTGGGATGCAATCTGCCATACGtgaggtaaaaaatattgaattgacTAACGGCGGGGGTGGTGGTGGAGGtgctacatatatatttaccgtTAAATCAACGGGAGAGCGACAGCCACTGATGGTCGCTGCGGGCGGCGGTGGACTGGGATTCGGACAATTTGTCGATGATGGAATCCAACATGGTCATGGACCTTTTGCAGACAATAAAAATCTCCTACTTGAATTAACGCCGGGTGAAAGATCGGGTGGTGGGGGTGGTGGATGGAATAGCTCATCGACCCACGATTTGCGATTGCTGTCGGTGGGTAAATCACTGATGAACGGAGGCGTGGGCGGTGTAGGATGTCACCAGAAAAATAAAACCCATGGCGATGGAGGGTTCGGCGGAGGAGGTGGAGGTTGTCGAACTGGCGGTGGCGGGGGTGGTTATATTGGCGGGACTACGGGCATTAAAAGCTCGACGAACGGTGAAGGTGGGTTCTCATATATTGCCTCAGAGCTCATTCACTCGTCGCACAGATCGGGATACAATCCTGGCTCCGGTGAAGTTATCATTGTACCGGCTATCAGCGGATGTGGATGTGATTTCCGTTGTGTTGCGTTGGATCGACATCTCAGTGAGACCAGATGTCTGTGTCCACCAGGATGGCAGCTTGGCAACGACTCACATTCATGCTGGCCCGACGAATTAGATCTCACCAACCAGacgatgaaaataatattgattatCGTTTGTTTTATATTGGCGGTGTCTTTCTCCGCGTTGTGCTTTATACTTTACAATagatatcaaaataaaaaagcacTGATAAGACGTAGACAAGTTATGTTTGGCAATGGAACTGAACTAACATCATTGCCAGTTGTATCGGATACTATAATGACCGAATTTAATCCGAATTACGAGTTTGCTGGTAACTTTTACAGTATCAAAGACTTGCCACAGATACCGCGTGAATCGATAACTTGCGTTAAACCACTTGGGCAAGGAGCTTTTGGTGAAGTATTTCAAGGTGTTTATAAGTATACTCGCAATGAAGAAGCCCAGATTGCTGTTAAAACTTTACCAGCGGTTACCACATCCCAAGCAGCTGCTGATTTTATGATGGAGGCACTTATTATGAGTAAATTTGATCACCCGAATATCGTTAAATTTATTGGAATTTCATTTGACAAAAATCCACGTTACATTGTTTTGGAATTACTTGCTGGCGgggatttgaaaaattttctacgtgaAGAACGACCAAAACCT gaCCGACCAACAAACTTGACCATGCGGGACTTAATCATTTGCGCTCATGACGTAGCGAGTGGCTGTAAATACATGGAAGATGCACGTTTTATTCACCGTGACATTGCAGCACGTAATTGTCTACTGACTTGCAAAGGGCCGGGTCGTGTTGTCAAAATCGCAGACTTTGGCATGGCACGTGATATATATCGTAGTGATTATTACAGAAAGGGTGGGAAGGCTATGCTACCCATTAAATGGATGCCACCAGAGAGTTTCTTAGATGGTATTTTCAGTACAAAGACTGATGTGTG GGCATTCGGTGTACTCCTTTGGGAGATTATGTCATTCGGTTACATGCCGTATACTGGATGCTCCAATAGAGAAGTGATGTCGATGGTGCAGTCAGGCGGTCGTCTAGAGAAACCAGCCGAGTGTCCTGATCCTATTTATGGAATTATGGCCAAGTGCTGGCATCCAAGACCCGAAGGCCGACCAAGCTTCACTACTATCGTCGAGAGATTAGGATATTGTCTGCAGGATCCAGATGTTATTAATCATCCGATGCCAAATTATGACATTCTGCCTGATTGTGACCGGGAGATTACAATTATGAGGCCTGATCCGGAGACAGAATGCATTAACGTACATTCTAAT GTATAG